One segment of bacterium BMS3Abin08 DNA contains the following:
- a CDS encoding cupin domain protein, producing the protein MTFFRESELKARDVLEGVKLRAVFGNDTMMTFFEFDPGAVIPTHRHPHEQITYVIEGEMEFSLNGETRVLKAGDGIVILSNQEHSARVQDKPAKAVDAWHPVREEYR; encoded by the coding sequence ATGACCTTTTTCAGAGAATCGGAATTAAAGGCAAGAGATGTTCTTGAAGGAGTTAAGCTTAGGGCGGTCTTCGGTAACGATACCATGATGACTTTCTTTGAATTTGATCCGGGTGCTGTCATCCCAACTCACAGACATCCGCATGAGCAGATAACCTATGTCATTGAAGGTGAGATGGAATTCAGCCTCAACGGAGAGACAAGGGTTTTAAAGGCCGGTGACGGGATCGTGATTCTCTCCAATCAGGAACACAGCGCAAGGGTTCAGGACAAACCTGCAAAGGCAGTTGATGCCTGGCATCCGGTAAGGGAG